In the genome of Etheostoma cragini isolate CJK2018 chromosome 5, CSU_Ecrag_1.0, whole genome shotgun sequence, the window TAATAATCAGATAACCGTCTTTGTGTTACCTGTATGATCGGAAATGAAACTTTCCCATTACATCTGGCGTAAACGTAACACCgcatttcagaaaaagaaaatcataccGACAGTAAAacatggtggtggtagtgtgatggtcttgGCTGTTTTGCTCCTTCAGGACCCGGAAGATTTGCTGTgataaatggaaataaaatttctgctgtctaccaaaaAATCCTACAGGCGAATGTCCAGCCATCGGTTTGTGACCTCAAGCTGCGGCGTGACCTTAAAAAGGTAGGTCATGCTTGAAAACCTTCCAATGTGGCTGAATTACAACAAATCTACAAAATTCTTCCACAGCGCTTAATAATAACAACCTTCACTAAAAAACtacatgttgtgtttacttgtgcTAACTCTTGAATAATATTTAAGTTTGTTTAATGAGCTGAAAcatttaagtgtgacaaacgcagtgttgggcaagttacttccaaaatgtaatacattatagattaatAGTTATTGTCATTTGATCGTAATTAGTTATATAACAATATCAAGGTCTCTGAAGTTTGACCTGGCATAGCGTGTGACTTTCATCAccagatcaataaagtctcctctttgtccactttaatacatcatagattattcataatattttggaaaatgtacatgaattttatgttgtttagtttaaaactatttaaactaTTAAATAGTTTGTAATTTTGTAACCAATCCAAGTAAGAATCAGTTCTCGATGCCCAAGCCTATACAATTCACattagttcaccataatctacaaaagaactacttacatgtccctgttccgCAGGTTTCCCACAAGTGTGCCatcatttagaagaagtctcctaGCTAATCCTGCCTTCTACTGACCAAAGTTTGAGAAAGTTATCTatctgatgtgatcttacctagctactgcgcatgtatggctcccaacaaagatagtatagcagtaagatgtctcactctgtagctaaaacaagtgagatgtcttactctgtagctaaaacaagtgagatatttcactctgtagctaaaacaaatgagacatttcactctgtagctaaaacaaaaacccaaacacacagggtgaaaagacgagctacagcaatgtgcagtacaacaaaaacatggtgttttttaaaaaattatacaatGTAAACTTAtactggtacaacctcaaaatacaattatgaacctgaaaatgagcataatatgggtgctttaattaatttgtttactCTGGTATACTCACTACCTGTCCTTGTAGTCATGGCCTCCATATTGCCAATTCCAGGCTCATCCTTTTCAGCGGGGGACTGGCTTATCTGTTGCTCAGAAGctacaaaaaataatgaatacacAGATCCCGCTTGAGTTTTGTTATCAATATTTGCATAATTTTTGCAAAGTCTATGAATCACAATATATTGGGTGATACAAAAAGgctattattttaattaaatttaatattttgcttGCGCATAGGTTGACAACGCTACAACATTCTTAGCCAAATAATTACATTGCTAGTGCTAATCATTAGGCCTAGGCTGTATTTCTCTTCAACAATTGCCACTTGTGTTTTgcccttttcaaaataaatcgGTAAGCTTGGCACATTTGGCAGCATCCTCCtctaatgtatttttatttttccacctTGTTTTTTCAGCCCCGCCTCCAGGCCTCTTCCTCCCAGCCATCCACCCTGTCGCGTTTTAGGGCCGGTAGAGGCGGCCCGGCTATAGGTAGCCTATCTGAGAAGACTTTTGGGGAAACAACGGGGTATGGACTCACCCAACTAACTCTATTTGGGAGGGGAGAAGTCCCTCACATGGTACAACGGTCTGTGTACTTGGCGGCcaacagatgtttgttttgatatgaaaaaactaaaacgaaAAACGGCCAGTTTGccaacatgtaaaatattttgctagtaagtgttgtagtcATAGGAAACCAACAGAcccattctgtgtaattgaatctgtaattgaaagggacATGTtcaaaaataatagcagtgttgtgttcaattagtgaggtgattgattccgTGAAGTAACAGTATTGCCCATATTTAAGAAGGAAGCAAACGTAGTGCATGCtagttatagtgcatttcaatctgaaatactcagcaaaatgggttgtttcagacattgctctgaggaacagtgGACTTTAATTAAAGGGTTGATTGGAGAGcggaaaacatataaagaagtgcagaaaagtataggctgctcagccagaATTAATTTTTATATGCCTTGAAATAGCACCCATAGCCTGAACGACGTGGGAAACAAATGGTCAACTGCCATTCAAATGGATGGAAGAATAGCcaaaaggctcaaccaatgatcagctccatgaaaatcaaagaagatgtaaagttacctgtgagtactgttacgatcagaagaaggctaagtgaagcaaagctatcagctagaaggccccgcaaagtcccattgctgaaaaaaagacatgtactgaataggttgaaatttatcaaaggacacattgactggccaaaatAGAAATGgcacaacattctgtggactgatgaaagccaaattgttctttttggatCTAGGGGCAGCAGACAGTTTGTCAGAcgacccccatgcactgaattcaagccacgatacactgtgaagacagtaaagcatggtggtgcaaaaatcatgttatggggatgtttctcatactgtggtgttgggcctatttatctcacaccagggatcatggatcagtttcaataaatcaaaatacttgaagaggtaaTGTTGCCTTGGAGgaaatgcttttgaaatgtgtctttcaacaagacaatgacccccagcacaccagtaagcgagcaaagtcttggttccagatgaacaaggtTGAAGTTATGGAGCAGCCAGCCCAATTAACAGACCTCAATCCCAAAGAACACTCGtgggtgacatcaaaaatgtggtttctgaggcaaaactcAGTAATGAAGAGGAATTGTGAAATGTAGTTCaatggtcctgggctggaatacctgttcacaggtacCAGAAGTTGGtcaactccatgcaacacagatgtgaagcagttctcagaaataatggttatgcaactaaaaagtagtgcagtgattcaaagtaaagcacaACCTTGAGACATTGTTCAGTTGATACAGtcaatgtttgagtttgtaaagaaaaatgcaaatattgctttttttttaacagcctaatattccattttcactttctgtaaaggtataacACAAACGTGATCAATTTTGGTGATGTTTAGATTTGGGATttaatgtgcagtgttcccagtGCATTAATATTAtagaattaaaagctattctaaggattttgagcatttttcacttttttaaacattattattctGTAGATGCAAAAAGTTCATGGGGCACCAAACTTGTTttaagataaatgttttttattcgcaatgtcttggataagtacttcattacccacaatcctgaaCAATGCCACAgtgatgcctctgattggtggaacttgCGCTTGTGAGGAGGGGCTGCTGTCAGTACAGGTTCTTTGTGCATGAATAAGATATTAATCCTGTTTCATGAGAATttaccaagggggtaagcctctcctctctatgCGTAGAgatgagatacaaggtaatggagccttttatacattgttttttctttagaaataaacaatggacaagtagtctttaaacgcttcagatttGTCAAAGTGACACAACAATAAATGCCAGTCAATGGACTGCTAAttgcaggtgatggcttgttgGCATCAAAACAGCGCTATGAAGGCTTACCCTCTTGGTTTCAAGTTAAGGGTTATCTACCCCTTCCCCTTAGCCCCATCCTTGAATCAAAACGAGAATTGGAATTGCCTTTACTCTTACATGTACACGCAAAACTAAGAGGAAGGGGTAAGACAGaaaaatgagattcagccttagaTGGATTTGTGAACAAGaattgagagaaataagccttttatgtacatagaaaaagtcttagatcttgaGTCCAGCTCATGAAAAACGGGGGCAAAAATAAGTGCTGCATTTATAATTTCATTCAGTATATGATTTCATCGCAATATGATTAAATTGAATGACacattatattaaataaatttcCAAGCCATAGTTACAGGTAATGCAAGTCTAATTCAATGCTTTCAATAATGtaaatttgacaatttgtttgatagtatcatttatttcaaaacctAACCCATGGGTCACCATGGGTCTGATCACTTGCAGGTACAACATGCCAGACTGGATTGACTTTCTGAAATGAAGAGCACGGATGTTGGGTGCTACACATTACAAAGATCAGGTCAAACTGAGTCCTAAAATTCATGATAGTCAAACTGTGACCATGGACTTACACAGTGAACATCAATATTAAGCTAGAGCctcatttttattattcaataaaaaacataacgGTATTGATACGCTCCACCCACCACCTACTCATCCACCCATCCCTTTCCTTAAACAGCTCAAGAACAAGTTTCACACTGAAAACCAGAGTATGCAGACAACTTTAGGTCTAAACAACTACAAACTAAACAAGTCCATTAGAAAACACATCCAGGATTTTTACAAAACTGATAAGCCAACTAATAAAGGAATACGTTCAACAGATTACATCAAAAGGAATGCTTATATTCTCTTCATGGCGTCGTCAATTTCTGAAATCTGGTCCTTCAGTTGGTTCCACTGTTCTGGATTCAGAGAGATACCTACAAGCAATGTAAAACAGGTTCAAAGTGCATCCTACACCACAACAGCAAACcagtaaaaacatcaaatgtagTTGCAGGTCCTGGGGTACTTTTTCAGATATGTATGCACTGCACCTAGATCACTGAAACTGATCATAAAACATCTCTAGCATTTGCAGGGTTTACAGATGGGATTACCTTTTTTCCCAGGCTTCATCTCCCCATCCTGGTTCATCCAGTACTCTCTGATGTCAATCAGGACTTTGCCTTTGAAGTCCCTGACGCTGACATATCTCATCTTTCCAATCTGTAAGGAGCAAACTACTTCACTTTTctgcacaaaacatttttgggagaaatacattttaagtccTTTACAATATTATCCAAAGAGTGCTCAACAACAACTTTGTTCTCACAAAAACTGAAGGAAAAATGATTGAAGGCGTTGACCTGAATGACTTATACAATAACCTGACCTGACTAAAGATTGAGCTGTTCAAAGATATAGTTAAATGTATCTAGGAAGTGCTTTTCATGAATAAAATCTCAAAAAAGGCATACAAAAGAACATAATACACAATTcaaattatgtaataaaacaaaaagtgcagaaaagtcAGTCAACGTCTGTCTAAAAAGGTAGGTCGTTATCTGTTTTAAAAGAGCCCAACAGAACAGACcggaaggaggaggaggcagaggattTCAAAGCTTAGGTGCAACGGACTCAAAGAATTGATCACCGCGGCTCTTAAACAGACCAGacactacatttaaaataattaagcaTGTATTACAGACATGTGTTACAGTGACTCattaggatgaactgtatctgtggatggctaccttagtaATTACCTTACCTATTGGCCAGTAAGctgtggggatttatatttgctcaTTATTTGTTGGATCCACGTCAAGAATTTACTTGTatgaaaacaatttcaaaaattgaCAATAATGTCGGAGGCAaccctgcattgactctgagtTGAAGATTACTGTTCCGTCTCTTTAAATAATTCAACTTCCTGTATTTGAATTTCACATAGTCAGATCTATCCCCTACATTTAAAATGGATCTACTGAATACAACAAAATACTTTTGAAAGTACACAATGGCTGCAATTGCAATTCCCCATCGAAACAGCTGTCATTACAGTATGCCTGCGATCAAGGGcataactttgggttcaacattagGGGAGTTGAAATCTCCTGCATTGTGGTAaatttttctgcaacaaatTGTGCGTTTTTTGTATCAAGTTACGGTGTCTTATGTTATGTAAAGGAAAATATAATAGGTTTTGGGAtgggttgcactggccagtttgGATTATTGGTGGGGTTGTAACTCCCACGCTAAAAACTACGCCCTTGCCTGTGATACCCACCTGGAACATGTTGTCATCACCATTGCCGCTGCCCTTGGATGAGCCTCCTGGCTTGGAACTCTCACCGCTCTTTGGTTTTTTGGCTGGTTTCTCTGGTGGATTGGACTTCTTTCTCTttgcctaaaaaaacaaaaaaacaaatacttctTCTAAATTCTTGCCCCTCATCCTGTCCTTTCCACAGATCTTAAATGTGCAATTGTGCATGAATAGATAATAATTGATAAAGTGGGATATTAAAGAATAGTACAGCGTGTTAGTATTAGCTGTTGGCAAATCAGTTCAAGGAAGCATTTGTGCCTAACTGTGCCAAGGCAAAGACTTTATTTATTGCATCACTTATTTAAACAAATTCCTAAGCATACCCATCCCTACTCatagctgacttctctattcaCTGTTAATGTCTACGGGCTTGTATCATTaaccttttttaaaagagaagcaaacaaacagtttttaaatCAACAGCTGCCCAACATTGtctatttcaaaataagatcTGCTTTTAGAGCTTCATTGTGATGGGGCCAATACATATTCAAAGTACATGGATAAAGTAACCACTTCATAAATTAGTATTAAACACAAACCTTGGTCTCTACTTCACTGTCAGAGTCACTTCCAGATGTGGAGGACAGCACTTCCTTTGATTTGGGCATTTTTCTGAGACAGGGATTTAATATCAGACCTCTATTTCAGCACAAAACATTACGGTGACATATGCATAACAGGTTTATTATCATAAAAGGGTAATGACATTGTTCTGTCTGTGTAGCGTAAACAGAATACATGGCAAAAAAATAGTGTGCACAAGGTCCATTTAACCATATGCACTATATATGGAAAGGAGAAATGATTACGGTGACCAACAAATCTACATTGGGCATGTTAGCATTGTATTAGCatgtagaaaatgtaatttgaacaGTCCttgtaataaaatgtgttattttatttcttattatgttagttgtatttatttaattattatattaatatacattatTCACTAATTGAGACTGAAAACCTGCATCTAAAGTAAAGGACAGGTGTCTGCACAGTGAAAATGATGAGTCACTAGCCTAAATAGTTCACTACACTTCAAAATCTACTATAACTAAGGTCAGACAGGAAAGTCCACTGTGAGATGACATTACCTAAACAGTTTAGTGTGCTTGCCCAAATGTAACAGACTTAATTGTCcagactaaaaaaaactacacattagctttaaaaaaataagaataattttCCACTGGTCGTAAAGAATTGAGAAACTGTGAGCCAAGCTGTTGAATCCAAGggtttaaaatatatttccttCCAGATGGTTAGAGGAGTCGTGGAGGAGTACAAAGAGTTGCTAAACGATCTAGCTATGTAGACGTATGCCAGTAGTTCCGTTATCTATGGGGTAACAAAGCTGCGCACGTTACTTTGATATTGTGTTGAGACGTTTCTCTACGTTTGACAAAAGACAGTTTCCACTTGCAATGACATGTCATCTAACGTTACCTCACTGAAGGGCTTGAAGACTTTGTCATGCACGGTGATGTACATATTGAGGCTGCGTTTGAACGATTGGTTACTGTCAAGACTGTGCTTCTATGTCTACAGGCATGGACATTAGCTAGAAAGCTAACGTAAGATGCTACTTGGGTAGTTTAGCCTCGGTGGCTAACGATGGCAGAGCGTTGCATTAACTTTCATCAGCCGCCGGTGCACTGTACCAGATAAAATGCAGTAAACCACAGACTTGCTCTTCTATTCAACAAAACCTCTTCGCAAAGACACGTTTTAGCATGTTATTGTCAAATTGTTAATGCTTACATGATGTGATGTAGTTTAGCGGATCTCTTGACGGGAAGCGGAAAGCTGATTGATTTTCCGGTGAGAGGAAGTAGTAGGCTACTGGCTGCCTACCTAAAAACAAACGGACCGTACCGGTGTTGTCGCGATGGCTGTTCCCCCGTCGATATGTCTTTCCCCAACCAAACCTGCTAAAACCTGAAACATGTTCGtttaccaaaacacacaaatacaaatgatttAGTTATAACTCATACCGGGA includes:
- the LOC117944887 gene encoding activated RNA polymerase II transcriptional coactivator p15-like isoform X1, whose amino-acid sequence is MTKSSSPSVRKMPKSKEVLSSTSGSDSDSEVETKAKRKKSNPPEKPAKKPKSGESSKPGGSSKGSGNGDDNMFQIGKMRYVSVRDFKGKVLIDIREYWMNQDGEMKPGKKGISLNPEQWNQLKDQISEIDDAMKRI
- the LOC117944887 gene encoding activated RNA polymerase II transcriptional coactivator p15-like isoform X2 — encoded protein: MPKSKEVLSSTSGSDSDSEVETKAKRKKSNPPEKPAKKPKSGESSKPGGSSKGSGNGDDNMFQIGKMRYVSVRDFKGKVLIDIREYWMNQDGEMKPGKKGISLNPEQWNQLKDQISEIDDAMKRI